Genomic DNA from Peribacillus sp. FSL H8-0477:
ATCAATCTGAACAACTCGTCTAGATGTCCTATTTTATTCAAATTAATGTAATTAACTGTAAAATAGTAGCCAAATATTATTCTGGACTAAGAGTTTTCTTTCACCAAGCGTGGAAGTCAGGATAAGAAAAGTTCGTTATTGATATACGAAAATTCGTAAACATATTTTAGATTATGAGTAAAAGCGTTATTCTAGGAAAATCAAAAACTCCCTCACTATAGTAAAATTCAATTTAAAAATATTTTTTATTCACAAAAAAAGAAGCCCAAAACTTGAGCTTCAGTGTATGTCTTATTCCGTTTCTGGGAAGAAAGTTTGATTGGTTTGAATGTCCACCAAGGACGGCGAATCTGTGTTCAATGCTTGTTGAATAACCTCTTCAATTGTGTCGCCTGAATCTGCGCGATATCCTTTCCATCCGCAGGCTTCCGCCATTTTAACAAAATCGGGATTCGTTAAATCGGTCCCCTCTCTCCGATCCCCAGAGGCATCTATTTTATCATTTTCCATTTGCAGAGCTTGATTGTTAAAAACAAGGACGGTGATATTGAGTCCATAACGTGTCGCCGTTAATAAATCAGCGAGTGTCATTTGAAGTCCGCCGTCACCTACAATCGCAACTACTTGTTGTTCAGGCATTTCAAGCTTTGCAGCTATGGCAGCGGGGAGACCGAAGCCCATCGTCCGCCAATAGCCGGAAAAGAGCACCTTTTGATTTTTCTGGCGGAAATTCCGGTTCATCCATACCGTCACATCCCCAGTATCAAGCGCGATAATTGCATCATCGGCAATTGTTTTTTCAATTGCTCGCACAATTTTGGAAGGGTGGATTGGCTGACTTTCCTGCTCGCCTTCCTGTTGATTTTGTTGGGCCCATTTTTCTTTCCCTTCCTGAATGGTCGTTTGCCATTTTTGGTTCGGCGTATGGGTTGTAAGACTTTCCTGTAAGAGTGGGATGATATCTTCTGTTTTTCCGCTGATTGCGAGCTCAACAGGAATCCCTTTTTTCGCATTATCTAGATTGATATCGATTTGAATAATTCTGGCGTTCTGCGGGACATATCCTTCTGGCCACCAGGTCACACCGGACAGGAGGACCACGTCTGCCTCTTTAAAGATTTCTTTCGCATACGGATTTCCGCCTTCGCCGATCCCTTGGAGGAGGTAGGGAGAGTTTTCTTCAAAGATACCCTTGCCGCCAAGACTGGTCAAAATGCCGGCACCCCAGCGTTCGGCAAGTGCTTCAAGATCGACCGAAGCTTTCGCAGAACCTGCACCGGCAAGAATCATCGGACGTTTGGCTGTTTTCATAATGGCTGCAGCCTGTTCGACACCTTCTTTTTCAAACGTTGAAATTCCTTCTATCACGACTGGTAACGGACGTGATTGAGCCGACGTCTTTTTATCGAATAAATCTTTTGGAATCGAAAGATGAGTAACCGCCCGTTGCTGCAGTGAAATCTGTGCTGCTTTTTGAAGCAATTCAACAATTGCCTCCTCACTGCCAAGATTCGCAGAATAGGCGGCGAATGGTTTGAACAGCTCCTGCTGGTCGACATATTGCTGATAGTCGGTTCCAATCTTGTTGGTCGGTGCTTGTCCAGTAAGCGCAAGGACAGGTGCCTTATCTGAATAGGCATCGCCCAATCCGTTTAGTAGATTCGTCGCTCCCGGACCCATCGTTGCTGTACAAACACCGAGTCTTCCCGTTAGCTTCGCTTCAGCAGAAGCCATCAACGCCGCACTCGATTCATGCTTCACAGCAATAAACTGAATACGATCCTGCTTTGCCAACGCATCAAGAAGACCAATAATCGTATCCCCTACCACCCCATAAATCCGCTTAACCCCAAACGCTGCTAATTGATCCAAAATCACTTCAGAAACCTTTTGCTTCATAAAAAAATCAACTCCTCATTGAAATATGTATCTTATTGGTATTTACACGGAATAAGTATTAGATAAACATGGGGAGGGGGAAAGGAAGCGGCCCTTTCTTTTATATTGTCCTTCTGGACCACCCCAATCCACAGAAAACGCCTCTATAGCTAATATGTCTTCTAAAGGCTCTTAAAAATGAGTATCTTTCTCTTTTTCTGTCTTGTTAAGCAGATTTTCATTGTATTCACTCTTTCTGAAGCACCCGGATTGGCTTAATATCTCTTGAACTTTAGTATTCGGCCCAAAGTGGGAAACATTCGGCCCATTCTGCAATTTATTCAGCCCAAACTCGAGATCATTCGGCCCTTTTTGCAAAACATTCGTCCCTATAGAAATACGCCTCGCCGTGCACTTACATCAAAAAAAGATTGCAGAGAAAGTGGTGCTTTCTCTGCAATCTTTTTAGTCGTTGACTCGTGCGATATGGATATCGGTAAGGATTTCTTGGACGACCCAGCTGGCGGCAATCAGGCCGGCAACGGATGGGACGAAGGCGTTTGAGGATGGCGGCATTTGGGCTTTGCGGATTTTTGCCGCATCGTTTCCGACTTCTTTGCGGATGTCTTCGCGAATCACAATCGGGCTTTCATCAGAAAAGACAACCATGACGCCTTTTTTAATGCCTTCCTTACGTAGTTTCGTCCGAATCACTTTAGCAAGCGGGTCGGTATGTGTCTTAGAAATATCAGCTATTTTAAAGCGGGTCGGATCCATTTTATTGGCAGCACCCATACTTGAAATAATCGGGATATTCCGTTTGAGGCATTCTTTCATTAAGTGAATTTTATAAATCACTGTATCGGAAGCATCAATGACATAGTCAATCCCGTAGTTAAAGAATTCCTCGTACGTTTCATCTGTGTAAAACATCTTCAGTGAAATGACTTCACAATCAGGATTAATATCCTTAATGCGTTCTTTCATCAAGTCTGCTTTTGGCTTTCCGACTGTCGATAACAATGCATGAAGCTGACGGTTAATATTCGTGATATCAATATCATCCTTATCAACCAAAATCAAACGGCCGACGCCTGAACGAGCCAACGCTTCCGTTGCAAACGAACCAACACCGCCGATTCCAAGTACGGCCACCGTTGAATTTTTCAACAATTCAACGCCTTCTTTACCTATTGCCAACTCATTACGTGAAAATTGATGCAGCATACCTTTTCAACTCCAACCTATATTCTATCTATCATGAATATATCATAAACCCCTGTAAAATATAAGTAAGATGATAGGTTTACCGGACCTTATTCGTTCGAATTATTTTCAATCGTAATATCTTGTTCTTTCAACTTGTTTCCTGGATGTTCAATCGTGATTACTTCATTGATTCCTGAGAAAGTATTCTCACTGATCTTTACATGGTTCCAATTATAAGCGCTGATTCCGGTATAGGTCATCCCCATAAACTTGTTGCCGGTTATCGTAATGTTTTCATTCCATTCGTCATTCTTCCCGCTATGGCTTCCAACTCCGACTGGCCACGTATTCATGTCTTTTGTATCACTATCACCAAAATAATTGTTTTTTATGACGACATCACGGCTTGGCGTCCCGTCCCAGTCACCGAAATGGGGAAATCCGTTCTTGGAGGAAAAATCAAGTTGAATCGCTTCCGATTTACTCCGGCTGCCATCCTTTGTCGGATCAAGGTAACCGAGGAACCGGCAATTTTCAATCACGACATTACGGGACGAATTAATTTCAATTCCATGGGAATAAACAATATCCTTTATGGTAAGATTCCGAATCTCAATGTGGTCGGCATGGGCAAATTCGATTCCGCCATAGCCATACTCCCCATATTCAACATCCTGAACATTACCGTCCAATGTGCCGCCTTCAATAATGATGCTGCCATTCCCTTTATAGCCGGTATACTGATCGCCGGCTTTTCCATTCGACATGAACGCACCCTCGTGCTTACGAACCAGCACCGTTTCCTCTTCCATGACTATTTTCGTATGATTATAAATAAGTAAGGTTTCGTTCATGCTGTAGTTCCCAGCTGGTATCAGGATTTCGACCTTACCGTCTGTTTTTGCCTTATTTAACCCTTTTTGAATGGCTTCTGAATCATGGCCATATTCCGAGATATCAATCACATCTGGTTGTTTATTTTGGATCATGATGAAAACAATGACTCCCAAAATCAGTAGGCCTATTGAGATATAATTTAGGTTTTTTTTCATGAATGGCCAATCTCCAAAGCCCTTTTGAATTTCGCTAAGAATTCATGGTAATACGAATCTATATAGTGGACATTAAATTTGCCCCATTTATGTTTTTCGTGTGAAAGAAGCTTTTCTTGGCTGACACTGATTGAAATGACCTCAAAGTTCTTCTCAACATATTGGTCAAACCGATCCCACCATTCATTCAATTGCTCCACCATTTCAGCATTTTCAAAGTACGCAACGCTGCCATCTTCTTTTAAATAGCGATCCGTAAATCGTGCCTTATGAAGGACCACTTTTGTGAAAGGCATCGTAATACTCAGTTTTTCAAATAGTTGATGAATGGCTTGTTTCCACCTATCAAAATAAGCTTCATCATCTTCAGCTAGTGTACAGATCGTTAAGTCATCTTGGTAAACATCCGTTTTATGAAGCACCCAGTGATTATTGGTAAGTGCCGAATCCCTAAGCAGGCACACCCCGAAATAGACATCGGAGAAAAAATCTAGAATGAGATAATCTGTGTCAGCTAAATCAGAGGTTGTGAAAAAATCCTTCCTGCATTCGGCTAACAGATTAGTTTGCTCCCAGGTTCCGAGTTGAGTGATTTCTTCCTTATTGATGACCAATGGATCTGCAACCGCACTGATAATGGATACCTGATTTTGCAGCCGAAGAAATTGAAAGTCCTGCTTGTATCCCGAATTGAAATGAGAATTAAAATTGTCTCGAGAAACGCATGAACCAATAACCGAAACCGTTTTTCTTGGTTTTTTCAGCTGCAGCATACCGTTATCGACGGTAACCTCTATTTCTCCATGTGTTTTGATAGTCCCAGTACTTTTTGCCATCAGCCATTTTTCGTCTTTCGTTACAGCTACCGTCAATGGCATCACGGTACAGCCCTCCTGGTCAAACGAGAAAGTCTCGATTGGCAGGACAAAATACGCGGTAGATTGATCGGTATAGGTTGGCTGTACCATTGTATCTCCTTGTACGAGAACACAATCATCCAGTTTCAGCCAAAGTCGGTCTCTCGTCGCATAAACATCTTTTACCTCTACTGCCTCAACAGCCGTATGATATCGTGCATAAAAGGCGAGCTGCTCATCTTTTGTCCAATAAGGCTTCCAGGTAAAACCCTGCCACTTTTCTTCAAGATAGTGCGTCTTTTCCGACAATGAGTTTCCTTTTTTAACCGGAATCTCTTTCTTTTCGGTGGATACCCGTAAATCCCATACTTCCTCTGGATGGAAGAGTGTACGGCCGACAAAATCATCGGCAGTCATGCTGACGATTCCCACATGTGTACCAAACACTTGCTTATGATTATAGATTTCTACATTTGCTTGGCGTTTGACTATTCGAAACGAAAGCTCCGTTCCGATTAACTCCTCAGGTATGTCCAGAAATAAATCAATGGCGTTTTTCAGATACTTGATGTTCTTGATCAAGACTTCCATATTCCACCCTGCTTCTGAATGTGACTTGTTTATGCAATACAACGGCATTTAACTGTTGAACAAACTCTTGATCAGAACTCCCTTGCGTTAAATCTAGTACATTGGTTTCTGGGAGTTTTGAAACGAAATAGGACTCAAGCATGGCTAGTACTGCATTATTCCGTTTAACCGTTTGTTCCTCACCATCGTTCACTCTCGCGGATGCTAGGATAATCCGTTCTGCTGGCATCACAGCCATCAGTGAGTTAATGAACGTATCCATCGCGTTCATCTTCATGTGCACGGAAGATTCCATTATACTTTCTTCATTGACCCCATAGCCTGATCTTACTAATGCACTACTCAAGGTAAGCATTTGTGCGTCCATAAGTTGAATGAAAGGACTAGCCACATCATTCACTAAATCGATGACTAGATAATCCGGTGCTGCTAGTTCCAAATCTGTAAAGAAAGTCTTTTCAAATTCTTGTTTCAGCATAGCTCGGTCACTTTTGGTAACCGATTTCAAATCTGTATCATCCATGCGGACAGGTTTCGCCGCCATAGTTGTCATAGAAGAAAGATTTTGCTGTAATACGACTTGATAAACAGCCTCAGTACGGTTCGTGAATAAAAATGGCTTGGTAATCAGTTGACTGCCGAAGAGAGCCACTTTTATTTTCTCTGTTGTCTGGTTAGCTGCTGTATAGAGGGCGATTCCACGGGCACCCGTCAAGTAGGGTTTAATTTTTTTTGAAGTGCTGCTTTCAGGGGATACATAATAGTTATAATTCTTACTTATATACCCATCAACCACTTTGACCGGATAATCTGCCACACTGTCATTGGCAGCTTGAAGCCTGATAAAAACATCCCAAATCCCGCCCTCATACGAATGATGAATTGGAAGGCTTTCTAACGGATACGCTCCGGCAAAAATTTCACCGCTTACCTCTAGTGATTTTGCTGTTTCAAAAGAATACTGCTCATTGCCCAGCTTGTCCCGCAGTTTAAGTACGACTTTACTCGCATGCGCTTGAACCGGTACCGGACCATTGTCAACTAAGCCTTCAATCGAAAATTGACCATTTGTTTTATTAAAAATAACATCGACAATCGATACAGCCATCTCTTCTTGCTTAATATACAGGGAAAGCAATTGTTCATTATTCTTATAGGGTTTAATCAGGTAAAAAGAATTTTTTTCACTGCGTGCATAGTTCGCTTTAAAATTCTTTGGTGTGGCTATTTTCTCAGTTCGTACTAACTTCCCGCTCTTATAAATCACATACAAATCATAAATGAGTCCATCCTCAAACTCTTTTAGGTCAACAGCAATCGGCAGTTCGAAGCCTACTTTCCTTTGGTTCACGTTGACAGGGTAACGAAGGGTAAACTCTTTCGTTAGATCATTCCTATCTTTGATACCAATTTCAACAGAAATAGCCGGGGAGAGTTCTTTAAACGTCATTTCGCCGCTCAGCATGCCTTTTTTGAAACTCATTTTCTCAGCTATGACAGGCAATTCAATGGTTTTGAAATATAAACCAACCGTGCCATGCGTCGTGAGATATGGCTTACATTCATATAGACCATTGTTGAAGGAATAGTAGTCGAACGATTGAGAATCGATGATACATTGATAGTCTTTCCTGCCGGATGTATAGATTAATTGACAAGCTCCCTCTATCCGCTCACCCGCAAAGAGTTCTTCAAAATCCACTTCAACCGACGCTATCCTTTTTGCTTTTGCCTTAAAGGGAATTGTCCATTTAACCGGCGGCAATAATCCAGGACGTTTTTTAAGTAAATAAAAGGAACTTTCCTCATTAACCTGTTCTGGAAGGTCGACCAAAAAGGTTACGCGTCCGGCTTCCTTTTGATAGCTAAAATTGGTACTAGTCAATGTCCTCATTTTCTTGCCCCTTTCAGGTCGTTAATCGCCTTGAATATTCGTGCACTGTTCTGTTGGTCTTTATGTGCAAAGAATGTATTTGATTTTGCTTGATACTCAGGACTAATTTTGAAATCTGCATTGATACTTTGCGTAATGGCTTCTACTAATCTAGCTTCATCATCAAAAACTTCTCCAAAATCATCATAGCTGATCTGTTGAACTGGACCATGATGGTTATCATACGGATCGAATTGGTACAGAAGAACCGACTTATCCATGTAAAGGAAATCAGCCATTACAGATGAATAATCGGTGACTAGCAGCGAGCTTTCCTTCAGCAGCTCGGACACAATGGCATCCTGCTTGGTCAAAAATTGAACATTTGGATGTTCAAACGCAAATTCTGGTAAGAACTTTTGCATTTGGCTGTGTACATAGAATTTCAGAACGATTTGTTTTTCCTCAAGAACCTTTAACAACTGCTCGTTCCGGACGAGTTGGTAATAACGGTTAAAATACAGTGATCTAAGAAACTGACTTTTGTTGAGATTAAAGATGGAGCGTCTCCAAGTCGGCATAATTAGAATTTGTTTTTTGACCGAAAGATTATGAAGATTATCAAAGCGGCTCAACCCTGTAACGACAACGTCTTGATCCTCATAGCCTAACGTCTGTTTAATGACTTCCTTCTCCGCTTCAGAACTGGCAATGAAAAGCTGTTGATTATATTGTGCTTTGCTCAGATAGGGAGCAATATTATGAATAATCACTCCATGCTGTAAGGTAATTTGCGGAGTCTTCTCATATACCGATGCAAATAGTTCCTTAAAGTCTGCAGATCCCTTTGGCAGGGAAAACTCATCAAATACCCAGGCACTGATATATTTTTTCGCAGTCAGCATGTACAGCCAATGCTTAAGGCTTGAGTGGATAATCACGTTGCCGAGTGTTTGAACCTTATCCATATGTGGTGAGTCCTTGTCGATTAGATAAAAGACTTTTTTATTCGGATGCTTTTCACGGCAATACTTGAAAAAAGCATACCCATTATCTTCAGCCTGATCAGGCCGTTCACTGACAAGCCAGGCATCTTGGCCAGCATAACGCAGTTTAACCGGCAGACTTAGCAGGCTGAGTCCTATTTTCATACATGTATTACGAATGTTTTTACAGATGTTTTTACCTTTACGCAAAGGAGCTGATACCTTCCAAGAGGTTGAGTCTGCAATTGGGTATCGTTTAACCTTTTTATTCAGCTTTTTGCTTCGGTTGAACCAGTACCGTTTTCCTCGCATTAATCGCAGGTAATAAATCCCCTCCGTGTAGTATTCAGCACGAATCATTTGAACAAACGGAATATATCCATCTAAGTCCATCTGCGTTAAGGTAGGATCATCAATATCAAGAAGAACTTCCCTAAACAGCCTAAGCACGTCTTCTTGCTCCGAATACGGGATCAGCTCTGCGAATGCTTTTGTATCAGCCAGTTTGAATAGCCTTTTAATCAATGCTCGTTTATATAAAACGAGGAACTTTCTTCGATCCGCACTGGTTTTTTCGAAGAGAAGATGGGTAATCAATTCCACTTCCTGCTGAACGGATTCTACATCCACTTTGTTTAGAAATTGATAACCGCTCTCGATGGTATTGAATGTAAGAGGTTCTTGAAATAAATCAAAATATAAGTCTGTCAGCATAGGACGATCAAGCGTGCCAATGTCAAAATAATCAAGCTTTGACAGTACCGACTTTTTAATCACTTTCAGTGCAGTAATGTTTTCATAACTTGCCAGGAATACATCTTCCCGTTTAAGAATACTGCCTTTTGCTTGTTTAGGGGTTAGTTGTAAGAAGTCAACATCACTTGAGAGGTTAGACAGGATGGGCGTAAGAAATCCTTCATCTATTTGGACATCTTGATCCACAAATAACAGATAATCCGCTTTGATATCCTCTAATGTAATCTGTTCAGAACTTAGGGTTATTGTCTGAACATCAGCAAATAGCTTACGTTTTGCTAACTCCTCACCTTTTGATAAAAATAGTACACACAGATTCATTAGTAATCTCCTTCTTTATATGCAGGGCGAAACTCCCCTGCTTTGAACTGAAAAAAGGAAAGGAAGATTCTTCTACAAAACCTTCCAATCCCTCTATTTTATCTATGAAGTAGGTTGTTCAGCTTTCTTAATGGTTTCGTCAACTTCCAAGAAATACTGGAAAGCATTTTATCCTGCGTATTTTTAATCTCAAGTAATTGCTTGCCTTCTAGGTACCACGTCTTACGAGAAATTTGAAGTTTAATATATTCGATGGCCAAATCATATTCACGCTTTGATATCAGGCTGACAACGGGATACTCAAACTTATAATATTTCTGAATAATATTCGGATTGTACCCCTCAATAACTGGAGTCATCTTTTCAAGAAGAAAGACCTTCTTTTCATAAGGAAGTGAATTAAATCCAGGATTTATCAATTTCCAAAACAGGGATCGAAGCGCATTGATCTGGAAGGTTTGGTATTGTTCTTTTGTTAACAAGGACTTTACGAGCATCGCTGCCTTACAGTCATTAAGCATCGTTGGCTCCATGTCTTGCTGAGTCATCGATGGATTCGTTTCATCATCCCGGGTCCTGTAAAGATAGATGGTTTCGGGAATGTAGCTGAACTTCTTCGCGAGTGTGAACAGCTGCATATCATAGTATTTATCTTCCCCATTCTTCATGCCTTCCACAAACTTCAGCTGATTTTTCTTCATGAAGTCGCTTCGGACGAGCTTCAAATACACGGCGGTTTTAACCTGAAGGAAAAAAGGCACTTCGTCAATCTTTACATTGAAGTAGCTTTTTTTCATCAAGTAATCTCGGAACGTGATATGAAACCATTGATGTCCAATTGGGTTGCTGTCATTAAAGCTGATCATCCGGCCCATCACGAAGTCTGATTCCCATTCCTCCGCAACACGATATAACTTTTCATACGCATCAAATGGAATATAATCATCCGGATCAAGGAAAATAGTATATTTACCCGTGGTGTGCTGCATGCCGACATTTCGAGGCGTACCAGGTGCACCTGAGTTTTTGGGAAGTGTCATTAATTTAACATTTTCATAATCCCGCTCATAACGTTCAAGAATTGCAAGCGTCCCATCCGTTGAACGATCATTGACTAAGATAATTTCGAGATTCGTAAATCCAATGGTTTGATTTAATAACGAGTTAAAGGCTTCATCAATATACTTTTCTACGTTGTAAATCGGCAGAATAACCGATATATAGGGCTGGCTCATGGTGCAGGTGTCCTCCTTGTCATGCATATTCTTAAGCGTAAACAGGCTCTTTCTTCAAAAGCTCTTCTAAGAACAGGCGGACATCTTCACCAATTTCTTCGTTTTGGAGCGCAAACTCTATAGTGGTCTTCACAAAGCCGAGCTTTTCCCCGACATCAAATCGTCTGCCTTCAAATTCATAAGCATATACTTTTTCGTGTTCGTTCAAAGCTTGAATAGCATCCGTAAGTTGAATCTCTCCACCGGTACCTGCTTCTTGTTTAGCCAGGTATGCAAAGATTTCTGGAGCCAGCACATATCTTCCCATAATCGCTAAATTCGATGGAGCCGTTCCTTGCTTAGGCTTTTCAACAAATTTAGTTACCTCATAGCTTCGTCCATTTTGAGTTGCTGGGTCAATGATTCCATAACGATCGGTCTCATCAGCTGGTACTTGTTTTACACCAATCACAGAAGAACCAACCTCGTCGTATTGATCCATCAGTTGACCAATCCCAGGTTTCTCACTCTGTACGATATCATCCCCAAGAAGGACGGCAAACGGCTCATCACCAATGAATGTCTGTGCACTTAACACAGCATGTCCAAGTCCTTTTGCTTCCTGTTGGCGAATGTAGTGGATGTTAGCTAGATTAGAAGAGAATTGTACTCTCTCAAGTAACTTGTCTTTTCCTTTTTTATCTAATTCCATTTCAAGCACAGGGGCACAATCAAAATGATCTTCAATTGCACGCTTATTCTTACCTGTGACAATAATGATATCCTCGATGCCGGCTGCGACCGCTTCTTCAACAATATATTGAATCGTAGGCTTATCTACGATTGGCAGCATTTCTTTTGGCATGGCCTTTGTCGCGGGTAAAAATCTCGTACCGAGTCCAGCCGCGGGTATGATTGCTTTTTTTACTTTTTTCAAATGTCATTCCTCCAACGATTCTCTATTATATGTATGGTCTATTTTCGACCCTTATTATTATTCCTAAATACTAAGAACAGGTTTATTCACTATAATTTTTCAAGATAAATTCAAGTATAAACTCTAGCTGAACCTAAAAAAAACAGACTATATCTCTGTTTATTTTCAAATAACTAGAAACTAATATTTCCCACGAGCCAAATTCACTACGGACCACAAAACATTATTTTGATATATAAATTTACCTATTGAATTAGTAATTATTGCAACCTTGTGATTGAATGGAAAGCTGGTAAACCCTTAGTAAACAGCAAATCAAGCGCTTACTCAGTAATGATCTTTCAAACGATGCATGAAGGGAATAAAGTAGGAGAAATGTGTTCAGGACAATTGGTATTATCCTTAAATATTGGGGATATGTAAGTTAAAAGAGCCTAGGTATATCAGCCTTTTTGCCAACAAAAATTATACACATTGAGGAGTTTTAAAGAGAATTGCTTAAAGTTGAGCAGGAAAGGCAACGATATTTGGCTATGTTTGGTTTTTCGGTGATTCATTTGGCATGACGAGGCATACAACACATAAAAAAACCCTGCATTCCCATGCAGGGTTCTGACTGTCAATACTTTTGTAAAAGTCCCAATTGTGCCGTTTTGCCTTCGTTTTGAACCCGCTCTCCGCAGGTGGGTGCTCGGTTCTCGGCTTTTGTAAGTCCTCTCGAAGGAGGCTTTTACGCGGCCTTGAAACATTGGCTCCCGTAACTATAAGTGTTCGGTCAAAACTTATAGGTTAAAGAACGAACACATCAGGACTTTTACTGTTACAAGTAGTTTATCATATTGCACTCCACTCTTTCAAGAGTGAGATACTAGTAAATTAATCTTGTTTTTTCGTCAAAACTGACAAACTTAAGTCTCTTAACTGGGCCTTACTTACCTGACTTGGTGCGTCTGTAAGCGGGTCGCTTGCACTTGCTGTTTTCGGGAAGGCAATGGTGTCACGTAGATTTGTACGGCCGGCAAGCAGCATAACAAGTCTATCTAACCCAAGCGCAATTCCACCATGCGGCGGTGTACCGTATTCAAAGGCATCCATCAAGAAGCCAAACTGGTCTGCTGCTTCTTCTTTTGTGAATCCAAGTACTTCGAACATTTTTTCTTGAATCGGACGTTCAAAGATACGTAATGATCCTCCGCCAAGCTCGTACCCATTAAGAACCAAATCATACGCTTGTGCGCGGACATTAGCTGGGTCAGTTGACAACATTTCGATATCTTCACGGAAAGGCATTGTGAATGGATGATGTGCTGCAGAATAGGTTCCCGCTTCGTCATCATAATCGAACAACGGCCAATCTGTTACCCAAAGGAAATTGAATTTGCTTTCGTCAATAAGGTTGCGTTCTTTACCAAGCTTGATACGA
This window encodes:
- a CDS encoding DUF6270 domain-containing protein — protein: MRTLTSTNFSYQKEAGRVTFLVDLPEQVNEESSFYLLKKRPGLLPPVKWTIPFKAKAKRIASVEVDFEELFAGERIEGACQLIYTSGRKDYQCIIDSQSFDYYSFNNGLYECKPYLTTHGTVGLYFKTIELPVIAEKMSFKKGMLSGEMTFKELSPAISVEIGIKDRNDLTKEFTLRYPVNVNQRKVGFELPIAVDLKEFEDGLIYDLYVIYKSGKLVRTEKIATPKNFKANYARSEKNSFYLIKPYKNNEQLLSLYIKQEEMAVSIVDVIFNKTNGQFSIEGLVDNGPVPVQAHASKVVLKLRDKLGNEQYSFETAKSLEVSGEIFAGAYPLESLPIHHSYEGGIWDVFIRLQAANDSVADYPVKVVDGYISKNYNYYVSPESSTSKKIKPYLTGARGIALYTAANQTTEKIKVALFGSQLITKPFLFTNRTEAVYQVVLQQNLSSMTTMAAKPVRMDDTDLKSVTKSDRAMLKQEFEKTFFTDLELAAPDYLVIDLVNDVASPFIQLMDAQMLTLSSALVRSGYGVNEESIMESSVHMKMNAMDTFINSLMAVMPAERIILASARVNDGEEQTVKRNNAVLAMLESYFVSKLPETNVLDLTQGSSDQEFVQQLNAVVLHKQVTFRSRVEYGSLDQEHQVSEKRH
- a CDS encoding right-handed parallel beta-helix repeat-containing protein, translated to MKKNLNYISIGLLILGVIVFIMIQNKQPDVIDISEYGHDSEAIQKGLNKAKTDGKVEILIPAGNYSMNETLLIYNHTKIVMEEETVLVRKHEGAFMSNGKAGDQYTGYKGNGSIIIEGGTLDGNVQDVEYGEYGYGGIEFAHADHIEIRNLTIKDIVYSHGIEINSSRNVVIENCRFLGYLDPTKDGSRSKSEAIQLDFSSKNGFPHFGDWDGTPSRDVVIKNNYFGDSDTKDMNTWPVGVGSHSGKNDEWNENITITGNKFMGMTYTGISAYNWNHVKISENTFSGINEVITIEHPGNKLKEQDITIENNSNE
- a CDS encoding thiamine pyrophosphate-binding protein is translated as MKQKVSEVILDQLAAFGVKRIYGVVGDTIIGLLDALAKQDRIQFIAVKHESSAALMASAEAKLTGRLGVCTATMGPGATNLLNGLGDAYSDKAPVLALTGQAPTNKIGTDYQQYVDQQELFKPFAAYSANLGSEEAIVELLQKAAQISLQQRAVTHLSIPKDLFDKKTSAQSRPLPVVIEGISTFEKEGVEQAAAIMKTAKRPMILAGAGSAKASVDLEALAERWGAGILTSLGGKGIFEENSPYLLQGIGEGGNPYAKEIFKEADVVLLSGVTWWPEGYVPQNARIIQIDINLDNAKKGIPVELAISGKTEDIIPLLQESLTTHTPNQKWQTTIQEGKEKWAQQNQQEGEQESQPIHPSKIVRAIEKTIADDAIIALDTGDVTVWMNRNFRQKNQKVLFSGYWRTMGFGLPAAIAAKLEMPEQQVVAIVGDGGLQMTLADLLTATRYGLNITVLVFNNQALQMENDKIDASGDRREGTDLTNPDFVKMAEACGWKGYRADSGDTIEEVIQQALNTDSPSLVDIQTNQTFFPETE
- a CDS encoding DUF6270 domain-containing protein: MEVLIKNIKYLKNAIDLFLDIPEELIGTELSFRIVKRQANVEIYNHKQVFGTHVGIVSMTADDFVGRTLFHPEEVWDLRVSTEKKEIPVKKGNSLSEKTHYLEEKWQGFTWKPYWTKDEQLAFYARYHTAVEAVEVKDVYATRDRLWLKLDDCVLVQGDTMVQPTYTDQSTAYFVLPIETFSFDQEGCTVMPLTVAVTKDEKWLMAKSTGTIKTHGEIEVTVDNGMLQLKKPRKTVSVIGSCVSRDNFNSHFNSGYKQDFQFLRLQNQVSIISAVADPLVINKEEITQLGTWEQTNLLAECRKDFFTTSDLADTDYLILDFFSDVYFGVCLLRDSALTNNHWVLHKTDVYQDDLTICTLAEDDEAYFDRWKQAIHQLFEKLSITMPFTKVVLHKARFTDRYLKEDGSVAYFENAEMVEQLNEWWDRFDQYVEKNFEVISISVSQEKLLSHEKHKWGKFNVHYIDSYYHEFLAKFKRALEIGHS
- a CDS encoding tRNA threonylcarbamoyladenosine dehydratase: MLHQFSRNELAIGKEGVELLKNSTVAVLGIGGVGSFATEALARSGVGRLILVDKDDIDITNINRQLHALLSTVGKPKADLMKERIKDINPDCEVISLKMFYTDETYEEFFNYGIDYVIDASDTVIYKIHLMKECLKRNIPIISSMGAANKMDPTRFKIADISKTHTDPLAKVIRTKLRKEGIKKGVMVVFSDESPIVIREDIRKEVGNDAAKIRKAQMPPSSNAFVPSVAGLIAASWVVQEILTDIHIARVND